In Desulfatibacillum aliphaticivorans DSM 15576, a genomic segment contains:
- a CDS encoding metallophosphoesterase, with translation MKQGVVVSDLHMFARRSNAHEMMSQIGDLIAKSDMLVLNGDTFDFRWTTLPSVDYTIKEAVGWIDGLSKSFPNCQIQVVCGNHDCREEYLSALEDLAAKNASVSWYEHFMFMHNLLFLHGDCDTRHTKVDKFVHWSEPYETSKKVSHVLALAYDQANKTGLTGLAQRLASPPHKASKKVFSYMSETAPDILENVEHVYFGHSHVPFSNYEYNGLYFHNTGCAVSSMEFNPIHFRYEA, from the coding sequence ATGAAACAAGGAGTTGTCGTTTCCGACCTGCACATGTTCGCCCGACGGTCCAACGCTCATGAAATGATGAGCCAAATTGGGGACCTCATTGCAAAATCCGACATGCTGGTGCTTAATGGAGACACCTTTGACTTTAGGTGGACCACCCTGCCCAGCGTCGACTACACGATCAAAGAAGCCGTGGGCTGGATCGACGGTCTCAGCAAAAGCTTTCCCAATTGCCAAATTCAGGTTGTTTGCGGCAACCACGACTGCAGGGAGGAATATTTGTCCGCCCTGGAGGATCTGGCTGCAAAAAATGCCTCCGTGTCATGGTACGAGCATTTTATGTTCATGCACAACCTGCTTTTTTTGCACGGCGATTGCGATACGCGCCATACCAAGGTGGATAAGTTCGTCCATTGGTCCGAGCCGTACGAAACCTCGAAGAAGGTCAGCCATGTCCTGGCTCTGGCATACGACCAGGCCAATAAAACCGGCCTCACGGGCTTGGCTCAAAGGCTGGCCAGTCCGCCCCATAAAGCCTCCAAAAAGGTTTTCTCGTATATGAGCGAGACTGCGCCGGACATCCTGGAAAATGTGGAGCACGTGTATTTCGGCCACAGCCACGTCCCATTCAGCAATTATGAATACAATGGGCTGTATTTCCATAATACCGGCTGCGCGGTTTCCAGCATGGAATTCAATCCCATACACTTCCGGTACGAGGCCTAA
- a CDS encoding Coenzyme F420 hydrogenase/dehydrogenase, beta subunit C-terminal domain, whose product MKLFAQTQLLEDVQGKGLCVGCGACVDLCPYFTTYRGKTAMLFPCDRETGRCFAYCPKAEVDYDEVYKARTGRAFDGTPIGPHLETYKAKAGEKTAECTFQCGGTVTALISCALDNKMISGAVLTDSEGRMPKPRLVRTSEQARDCAGSKYSASPTLSVLNREAKRGVRNMGVVATPCQALAISQMKMNPTDKPDFEDPVSLVIGLFCTWALDARKLEALLAEKGIEGKIIKADVPPPPAEVFVVETDQGTVEIPLSEVREIIPEGCSICPDMTSELADVSVGQVEGEAGFNTLIIRTQKGAELVKTAISQGYLVTENLEGDKIHNLATASANKKKRALAKAKEMGLLNTPDEEGRAAMRVSEGALNKIQP is encoded by the coding sequence ATGAAATTGTTTGCACAAACCCAATTGCTGGAAGATGTGCAGGGAAAGGGCCTGTGTGTGGGTTGCGGGGCCTGCGTGGACCTGTGCCCCTATTTCACCACATACCGGGGCAAGACCGCCATGCTCTTTCCGTGCGATCGGGAGACAGGCCGCTGTTTCGCTTATTGCCCCAAGGCCGAAGTGGACTACGACGAGGTTTACAAAGCCCGAACAGGCCGCGCCTTTGATGGCACCCCCATCGGCCCCCATTTGGAAACCTACAAGGCCAAGGCCGGAGAAAAAACCGCGGAATGCACCTTTCAGTGCGGAGGCACGGTCACGGCTTTGATTTCCTGCGCCCTGGATAACAAAATGATCTCCGGCGCCGTCCTGACGGACAGCGAAGGCCGTATGCCCAAACCCAGGCTGGTCAGGACGTCGGAGCAGGCCCGGGATTGCGCCGGCTCCAAGTACTCCGCCTCCCCCACGCTTTCGGTATTAAACCGGGAAGCCAAAAGGGGCGTGAGGAACATGGGCGTTGTGGCCACGCCGTGCCAGGCCCTTGCAATTTCTCAGATGAAAATGAATCCCACGGACAAGCCGGACTTTGAAGACCCGGTTTCTCTGGTGATCGGGCTTTTCTGCACATGGGCCCTGGACGCCCGAAAGCTGGAAGCCTTGTTGGCTGAAAAAGGCATTGAGGGAAAAATCATCAAAGCCGACGTTCCTCCCCCGCCCGCCGAGGTGTTTGTGGTGGAGACGGATCAGGGAACTGTTGAAATCCCCTTGTCTGAAGTGCGCGAAATCATCCCGGAAGGGTGCTCCATCTGCCCGGACATGACCTCGGAACTGGCCGACGTTTCCGTAGGCCAGGTGGAAGGGGAAGCCGGCTTCAACACCTTGATCATTCGCACCCAAAAAGGCGCTGAACTGGTTAAGACGGCTATCAGCCAGGGCTACCTGGTCACCGAGAACCTGGAGGGGGACAAGATCCATAATTTGGCTACGGCCTCGGCCAACAAGAAAAAACGGGCTCTTGCCAAGGCAAAGGAAATGGGGCTTTTAAACACCCCGGATGAAGAGGGCCGGGCCGCCATGCGCGTTTCTGAGGGTGCGCTCAACAAAATTCAGCCGTAA
- a CDS encoding indolepyruvate oxidoreductase subunit beta — translation MGTATLTKDPYNLIITGVGGQGNVLASRVLGNLLADQGFSITIGETFGASQRGGSVMSHMRISAGESWSPQIPQGQADMVVALEPIEALRVLHTYGHPGVKVISNTRSIYPVGVISGDNKYPSMDELKTIIEDLTESVWFINATDAAMKLGNPIFGNIMMVGALAKTGVLPIDRDGFEKVMLRTMGEKKTPVNLKAFDMGAEMIT, via the coding sequence ATGGGAACTGCTACTCTTACCAAAGATCCGTATAATTTGATCATCACCGGGGTTGGCGGTCAGGGAAACGTCCTGGCTTCCCGGGTTTTGGGCAACCTTCTGGCGGACCAGGGCTTTTCCATCACCATTGGCGAGACCTTCGGCGCCTCCCAGCGGGGCGGCTCGGTCATGAGCCATATGCGCATTTCCGCCGGGGAATCCTGGTCCCCCCAAATCCCCCAGGGACAGGCTGATATGGTCGTGGCTCTGGAGCCCATCGAGGCGCTCCGGGTTTTGCATACTTACGGCCATCCGGGCGTAAAGGTTATTTCCAACACCCGCTCCATTTATCCGGTTGGCGTGATTTCCGGGGACAACAAGTATCCTTCCATGGATGAACTCAAAACAATCATTGAAGACCTGACCGAGAGCGTCTGGTTCATCAATGCCACGGACGCGGCCATGAAGCTGGGAAATCCGATCTTCGGAAACATCATGATGGTGGGCGCTTTGGCGAAAACCGGCGTGCTGCCCATCGACCGGGACGGCTTTGAAAAGGTTATGCTTCGCACCATGGGCGAAAAAAAGACCCCTGTTAACCTAAAGGCGTTTGACATGGGCGCCGAAATGATTACATAG
- a CDS encoding 4Fe-4S binding protein, translating into MKPSRLFIGLRILASTAVSLLIILATADLWGFLAPGIVRVATWLQFLPSLVRALTAFGLLAAGFILVLALTLLFGRVYCSFLCPLGAFMDGVIAIRRRISKVKLQYVKPGVVRYFILAGIAVSLFFGSMHLINILDPYSIFARSAQALVRPLAIGLNNLLAQAGELAGYYGIAPYPFSLPPLPVLGVILAWLALVVWLAAARGRLYCNTLCPVGAFLGLASRFSVFRMSMDAEKCIQCGACSKKCKASCMDVENKTVDASRCVMCLDCLTVCPVDAVEFTAPSAAKEVETDPGRRSLLFMGAFLLTGLPSRSAAETGNGYPETIIEESLAASPTEPLAPPLSIKRKASLVPPGGMGRDHFTSACTGCHLCAAACPSHVIRPELVAHQGKGLLAPSLSYEKGFCNYNCNACTMVCPSGAILAVGLEEKKRVQMGRAQFIKQNCVVATKGTECVACAEHCPTGAVKIVREQGGPGLPKVDEDVCVGCGACEFACPAKPYKAIYVKASLIHGKALPPKKGESVQNLVGEDFPF; encoded by the coding sequence ATGAAGCCTTCACGGCTATTCATAGGCCTTCGGATTCTTGCGTCCACGGCTGTCAGCCTGCTGATTATCCTGGCTACGGCCGACCTGTGGGGCTTTTTGGCGCCCGGAATTGTGCGCGTCGCAACATGGCTTCAATTCCTGCCTTCGCTTGTGCGCGCCCTCACCGCCTTTGGGCTCCTGGCCGCCGGATTTATTCTGGTCCTGGCCCTGACGCTCCTTTTCGGCCGGGTCTATTGCTCCTTTCTGTGCCCCCTGGGGGCCTTTATGGATGGGGTCATTGCAATCCGCAGGCGCATCTCCAAGGTCAAACTCCAATACGTCAAGCCCGGAGTCGTCAGATACTTCATCCTGGCGGGAATCGCCGTTTCTCTTTTTTTCGGAAGCATGCACCTCATCAACATCCTGGACCCATACAGCATCTTCGCCCGGTCAGCCCAGGCCCTGGTTCGCCCCTTGGCGATCGGCCTGAACAACCTGCTCGCCCAGGCCGGGGAACTCGCCGGGTATTACGGAATCGCCCCCTATCCCTTTAGCCTGCCGCCCCTGCCTGTGCTGGGAGTCATCCTGGCATGGTTGGCCCTGGTCGTCTGGCTGGCGGCGGCGCGAGGCAGGCTGTATTGCAACACCTTGTGTCCGGTGGGTGCGTTTTTAGGACTGGCGTCCCGATTTTCCGTTTTCAGGATGTCCATGGACGCAGAAAAATGCATCCAATGCGGGGCCTGCTCCAAAAAATGCAAGGCCTCGTGCATGGATGTGGAGAACAAAACGGTGGACGCGAGCCGGTGCGTCATGTGCCTGGATTGCCTGACCGTTTGCCCCGTGGATGCAGTGGAATTCACCGCCCCATCGGCGGCCAAGGAAGTTGAAACGGATCCGGGCAGGCGCAGCCTGCTGTTTATGGGCGCCTTTTTGTTGACGGGATTGCCGTCCAGGTCCGCGGCCGAAACCGGCAATGGATACCCGGAAACGATAATAGAGGAAAGCCTGGCCGCGTCTCCTACAGAGCCTTTGGCGCCGCCGCTGTCCATCAAACGGAAAGCCTCCCTGGTTCCACCCGGGGGGATGGGCCGGGATCATTTTACCTCAGCCTGCACGGGCTGCCACCTATGCGCGGCCGCCTGTCCTTCCCACGTCATCCGGCCTGAGTTGGTTGCACATCAGGGAAAAGGGCTGCTGGCCCCGAGCCTCTCCTATGAAAAAGGCTTCTGCAATTACAATTGCAACGCTTGCACCATGGTGTGCCCTTCGGGGGCGATCCTGGCGGTGGGGCTGGAGGAGAAAAAACGCGTTCAAATGGGGCGGGCGCAGTTCATCAAGCAAAACTGCGTGGTGGCGACCAAAGGCACGGAATGCGTGGCTTGCGCCGAGCACTGCCCGACAGGAGCGGTGAAGATCGTGCGCGAACAAGGCGGCCCCGGATTGCCCAAGGTGGATGAGGATGTCTGCGTGGGCTGCGGCGCCTGCGAGTTTGCGTGCCCGGCCAAACCGTATAAGGCCATATACGTCAAGGCCAGCCTGATTCACGGCAAGGCCCTGCCGCCGAAAAAGGGGGAAAGCGTCCAAAATCTGGTGGGCGAGGATTTTCCCTTTTAA
- a CDS encoding DUF362 domain-containing protein — protein sequence MKRRVFIKGAAVMTAGAAAALNGLPISRALAQNGPDLAAVQGGEPGIMFDKAIQAFGGMKNFVKPNQKVVVKPNIGWDTPVERAANTHPELVSRIIKHCLDAGAKEVVVFDHTCDQWKRTYESSGIEAAVKDAGGIMAPGHVARHYAEVAVPGGKDLKKARVHELVLEADVFINVPVLKHHGGAGLTIGMKNNMGIVWDRGDWHRSGLHQCIADFSTVRKPDLTVVDAYRMLMKNGPRGVSENDTALRKAQIISPDPVAADAASAKLFGIDPAKVPYIRIANEKGVGAMDLSTLAIERIRI from the coding sequence ATGAAACGAAGAGTTTTTATCAAAGGCGCAGCGGTCATGACGGCCGGTGCGGCCGCCGCATTGAACGGCTTACCCATTTCCAGGGCTTTGGCCCAAAACGGGCCGGATCTGGCGGCCGTTCAGGGCGGAGAGCCGGGGATCATGTTTGACAAGGCCATCCAGGCTTTCGGCGGCATGAAAAATTTCGTCAAGCCCAATCAAAAGGTGGTGGTCAAGCCTAACATCGGCTGGGACACGCCGGTGGAGCGGGCGGCCAACACGCATCCGGAGCTGGTTTCCCGGATCATCAAGCATTGCCTGGACGCCGGGGCCAAAGAAGTGGTTGTGTTCGACCATACCTGCGACCAGTGGAAAAGAACGTACGAATCCAGCGGCATTGAGGCTGCGGTAAAGGATGCAGGCGGAATCATGGCCCCGGGGCATGTGGCCAGGCATTACGCCGAAGTGGCGGTTCCGGGAGGCAAGGACCTTAAAAAGGCCCGGGTGCACGAACTGGTTCTGGAAGCCGACGTGTTCATAAACGTCCCGGTGCTGAAGCACCATGGCGGCGCCGGCCTGACTATCGGCATGAAAAACAACATGGGCATTGTCTGGGATCGGGGCGACTGGCACAGAAGCGGCCTGCACCAGTGCATTGCGGATTTCTCCACGGTGCGCAAGCCGGACCTCACGGTGGTTGACGCCTACCGGATGCTCATGAAAAACGGCCCCAGAGGCGTTTCGGAAAACGATACGGCATTGCGAAAAGCCCAGATTATTTCTCCTGATCCGGTTGCAGCGGATGCCGCGTCCGCCAAGTTGTTCGGCATAGACCCCGCCAAGGTTCCGTATATCCGCATCGCCAACGAAAAAGGCGTAGGCGCCATGGACTTGAGCACACTGGCTATTGAACGGATTCGGATTTAA
- a CDS encoding glycosyltransferase family 2 protein — protein MYKDKKVVAVMPAYNAAQTLVKTYESIMEQDVVDLVVVVDDASRDETVRIARDLPNTLVHVHEKNKGYGANQKTCYRLAMEAEGDIIIMVHPDYQYTPKLIPAMASLIGNGLYPCVLGSRILGGYALKGGMPVWRYASNRFLTLAGNLLLGSKLSEFHTGYRAFSRELLERLPLEQNSDDFVFDNQMLAQILWLGEQIAEVSCPTKYSPEASSINFVRSVIYGFGCLHTGLRFRLAKMDLMASPLFPPSD, from the coding sequence ATGTACAAGGACAAAAAAGTGGTCGCGGTCATGCCCGCGTACAATGCCGCGCAGACCCTGGTTAAGACCTATGAATCCATAATGGAACAGGACGTGGTGGACTTGGTGGTGGTTGTGGATGACGCCAGCCGCGACGAAACCGTCCGCATCGCCCGGGATCTGCCCAACACCCTTGTTCACGTCCACGAAAAAAACAAAGGCTACGGCGCCAACCAGAAAACCTGCTATCGCCTGGCCATGGAAGCCGAGGGCGACATCATTATCATGGTGCACCCGGACTATCAATACACGCCCAAGCTCATCCCGGCCATGGCCTCCCTCATAGGAAACGGGCTGTACCCTTGCGTTTTAGGCTCACGCATCTTGGGGGGATACGCCCTCAAAGGGGGCATGCCCGTGTGGCGGTACGCTTCCAACCGTTTTCTCACCCTGGCGGGCAATCTGCTCCTTGGCTCCAAGCTGTCCGAGTTCCACACAGGCTACAGGGCTTTTTCCCGGGAGCTTTTGGAACGCCTTCCTCTGGAGCAAAATTCAGACGACTTTGTTTTCGACAACCAAATGCTGGCCCAAATTCTATGGCTGGGCGAGCAAATCGCCGAGGTAAGCTGTCCCACCAAGTATTCCCCCGAGGCGTCTTCCATCAACTTCGTACGCAGCGTAATTTACGGGTTTGGCTGCCTGCATACCGGTCTGCGGTTCCGCCTTGCCAAAATGGACCTGATGGCCTCGCCTCTCTTCCCCCCCTCCGATTAA
- a CDS encoding thiamine pyrophosphate-dependent enzyme yields the protein MSQLYEGKKGEKVLFMGNQAIARGALEAGVSVAAGYPGTPSSEIIENLADVSKEANMYVEWSANEKIAVEVAAAASFAGLRSMCTMKQNGVNVASDFLLHLVLSGTRGGMVLVPCDDPGALSSINEGEARHFAKLLEIPLLEAGDFQEAKDMLKWAFELSEEIHNLVMFRSVTRLSHASGSVELGEIPHTEPQAKFVNNGFILDPLEGPIVSAPVGYKHGLQQDKLKKAEELFEESPFNTYVGPENPEILLITSSGATLYSREAIHLCNAKDKVGLLKLGTTFPLPSKLIAKHLKTTDKVLVVEEVLPFMEENLKVLAQELAPEVGQKTFYGKRSGNIPMTGELNPDLVATALATLLGDAYSPQDQEYQTKAAQQVFFNAPVRDLTFCPGCPHRASFWSIHNVLAADNREGFVCGDIGCYSMAFLPSGFSTLKTLHAMGSGTGVASGFGKLGQFGLDQPVVSVCGDSTFFHSGIPALVNAIHHKSDITMVILDNSGTGMTGFQSHPGLPVDAQGNESPALDIPTICRALGATVEVCDPFYPYKTQQTFHKLLEAPGAKVLVLRQICALSPEKKGKKQFEMSVDEDVCLGENCGCNKLCTRVFRCPGLRWDEEKKVATIDEVICAGCGMCAAICPSGAITRKEVA from the coding sequence ATGTCCCAATTATATGAAGGAAAAAAAGGCGAAAAAGTCTTGTTTATGGGCAACCAGGCCATTGCCCGGGGCGCCCTGGAAGCAGGGGTGAGCGTGGCCGCAGGCTATCCCGGAACCCCGTCTTCCGAAATCATTGAGAATCTGGCGGACGTGTCCAAGGAAGCCAATATGTATGTGGAATGGTCCGCCAATGAGAAGATCGCCGTGGAAGTTGCGGCGGCCGCGTCTTTCGCCGGGCTTCGCAGCATGTGCACCATGAAGCAGAACGGCGTGAACGTGGCTTCGGACTTTTTGCTCCACCTTGTGCTTTCGGGCACCCGCGGCGGTATGGTGCTGGTCCCCTGCGACGATCCCGGCGCTTTGTCTTCCATCAACGAAGGAGAGGCCCGGCATTTCGCCAAGCTCCTGGAAATCCCCTTGTTGGAGGCCGGAGACTTTCAGGAAGCCAAGGACATGCTCAAATGGGCTTTTGAACTTTCCGAGGAAATTCATAACCTGGTTATGTTCCGCAGCGTAACCCGTCTTTCCCATGCAAGCGGAAGCGTGGAACTGGGCGAGATTCCTCACACCGAGCCTCAGGCCAAATTCGTCAACAACGGGTTTATCCTGGATCCTTTGGAAGGACCGATTGTCAGCGCTCCTGTGGGATACAAGCACGGCCTGCAGCAGGATAAACTCAAAAAGGCCGAAGAACTCTTTGAGGAATCGCCTTTTAACACGTACGTAGGGCCGGAAAACCCTGAAATCCTGCTTATTACGTCCAGCGGGGCCACCCTGTACAGCAGGGAGGCGATCCACCTGTGCAACGCCAAGGACAAAGTGGGCCTGCTCAAGCTGGGAACCACCTTCCCCCTGCCCTCCAAGCTCATTGCCAAGCATCTTAAGACCACTGACAAGGTTCTGGTGGTGGAGGAAGTCCTGCCCTTCATGGAGGAAAACCTGAAGGTTCTGGCCCAGGAACTGGCGCCTGAAGTGGGGCAGAAGACCTTTTACGGAAAGCGCAGCGGCAATATCCCCATGACCGGCGAGTTGAACCCGGACCTGGTGGCCACCGCCCTGGCGACCCTTCTTGGAGATGCCTACAGTCCCCAGGACCAGGAATACCAGACCAAGGCCGCCCAGCAGGTCTTTTTCAACGCGCCCGTGCGCGACCTTACCTTCTGTCCCGGCTGCCCTCACAGGGCTTCGTTCTGGAGCATCCATAACGTGCTGGCTGCGGACAATCGGGAAGGCTTTGTCTGCGGCGACATCGGCTGCTACTCCATGGCCTTTCTGCCCAGCGGCTTTTCCACGCTCAAAACCCTGCACGCCATGGGTTCGGGCACGGGCGTGGCCAGCGGCTTCGGCAAATTGGGCCAGTTCGGACTGGATCAGCCTGTGGTCAGCGTGTGCGGCGACTCCACCTTCTTCCATTCGGGAATTCCCGCGCTGGTGAACGCCATCCACCACAAGTCGGACATCACCATGGTAATCCTGGACAACTCAGGCACCGGCATGACGGGCTTCCAGTCCCATCCGGGCCTGCCTGTAGACGCTCAGGGCAACGAATCCCCGGCATTGGACATCCCCACCATTTGCCGCGCTTTGGGGGCGACCGTAGAGGTTTGCGATCCTTTTTATCCCTACAAGACCCAGCAGACCTTCCACAAGCTCCTGGAAGCGCCGGGGGCCAAGGTTTTGGTCCTGCGTCAGATTTGCGCCCTCTCTCCGGAAAAGAAAGGGAAAAAGCAGTTTGAAATGTCCGTGGACGAAGATGTCTGTCTGGGCGAAAACTGCGGCTGCAACAAACTATGCACCCGGGTGTTCCGTTGTCCGGGGCTGAGATGGGATGAAGAGAAAAAGGTGGCGACCATTGACGAGGTGATTTGCGCGGGTTGCGGCATGTGCGCGGCGATCTGCCCCTCGGGCGCCATCACGCGAAAGGAGGTGGCATAA